The genomic segment CAGAGTGTCTACATCCCTCCAGCGTGACGCAGCGTGCTGTTTTTCGAGCCCGGGGAGAGGGCGGAGGCTCGGTCGTGAGCCTTCGTCCAGAGGTGACTTTCCGTGAGCCAGCAACAAACTGCAGACGACGTTTCAGTCGATGAGATTCCAATCGATATCTCGAACACCCAGTCCGGGGAGATAGAACCAGCCGACGTGCCCGGAGAAATCGAATCGATCACCCGTGGTCTCGCAAGCGAACAGCCACCGACGAACCCACTGGTCGTCCTCAAAGCGGCTCGCTGGTGGTACATCCATGGCAAGGGCGGCACGGATCCCGCCTTCCAGTGGGCCATCGAGTGGGCGCGCCACCTTGCGACTGACACGCCTAGCGACGTCGAGCGGTTCGACGAGTTCCTCAAGTACCTCGTTACGGTCGGCTTCGCTGACGAGACCCACGAACTCCGATAATCGAGAGGGTGGTTTTTCTTCGCCCCCTGAGGGGTGCGGCGCGTTCTGAACTGCTGCAGTCGCGGTGAACTCGATTCGGTGAACACAATGGCTACGACCAGTAATCCGTCGGTTTCCTTCGAGGAGACCGACACGCGAGACGACGAGATGCACAGTACCATCGAACAGTGGATCGACGAGCTCGTCGCAGACGTTGACGAGGCAAAAGCCAGCCAACAGTTCCAAGAGTGGCTCGATGTCCAGTCCCGATTCCACGACTACTCCCATCGCAACACCCTCTTGATCAAGCTCCAGTGTCCCGAGGCAACCCGCGTGGCAGGCTACAATACGTGGAGGTCGGAGTTCGACAGGCACGTCCAAGAGGGCGAACAGGCGATCTGGATCTGGGCACCCATTATTACGAAGCAGTGCCCGGAGTGCGAGAATTCGCCGAGCTACCACGAGCAAAGCGACTGTGACTACGACGAGACACCGCCCGAGGAGTGGTCGAAAGGACTGGTTGGATTCAAACCAACGGCAGTCTTCGATGTGTCTCAGACCGAGGGCGAACCGCTCCCCGAACTGGAAACCGAGGCAGCTGGAGACGCCGACGACCTGGTGCCAGCGCTCCTTGATGCGGCACCTACGCTCGATATCGACGTCCGTGTCGTCGACACTGCTGAGTGGGAGCATGGCGACGCGAAAGGCGTCTGCAAACACCAGACTCTCCACGAGTGCCAACCCGTCGTCGAAGCGAAAGCCCGCTCGAATCAGGCCGATCTCGCCGTGACGCTGATTCACGAGTACGCCCACGCACTGCTCCATTTCGATGTCGACGACGAACC from the Natronomonas gomsonensis genome contains:
- a CDS encoding ArdC-like ssDNA-binding domain-containing protein, with the protein product MATTSNPSVSFEETDTRDDEMHSTIEQWIDELVADVDEAKASQQFQEWLDVQSRFHDYSHRNTLLIKLQCPEATRVAGYNTWRSEFDRHVQEGEQAIWIWAPIITKQCPECENSPSYHEQSDCDYDETPPEEWSKGLVGFKPTAVFDVSQTEGEPLPELETEAAGDADDLVPALLDAAPTLDIDVRVVDTAEWEHGDAKGVCKHQTLHECQPVVEAKARSNQADLAVTLIHEYAHALLHFDVDDEPERAKREIEAEAVAYIVGRYFDLDTSGSAFYLAAWQDDDAESIQERLGRISSTAQEIIGTVAEG